The following DNA comes from Paenibacillus crassostreae.
TGCTACTAGAAGAACTTCCACTAGCCACAGATGCTGTAAAAGAAGAAGCACCTTTCGTACCAAAATCAACATTGGAAAGAGCAATCCAATCGCCGTTATCAATATCTGTTACTGCTCGATTAGCAGAATGAGCTTGAGCGTCATCAACAATCGCCTCAGTATTTATTCCTGCATTCCAACCGATAGTCTCCGCTTCTACTCGAACGTATGGATTTAATGCTTTCAGTTGCTTTACACCTTCATAATTAGCAATAATCTCCTGAATCGTTCCATCTGCATTAAAGAAGACCTGATTCAGATGCGTTGATCGATATCCTTTCGGTACTCCCATCGCTTTAGACAATGTTTGCGCATGATAAGCGATGTACCAGCTTCCATGGAATTCGAAAATGGCATGATGATTATTTCCACCTATGTCAAAGAAGTGTACTGGATTTTTCAGAATCATTCCTTCATATGTCCATGGACCCATCGGAGAATCACTGACCATATACGCGATTTGACCTGCTTGAGGACTTCCGTCAGGACGAACACCATCATAGAAATTTGAACAATACGTATAGTAGTATTTGCCATTCACTTTGTTAATTCCAGAATTCTCGAACATATACGGAGCTGGAATGGGTTGAGCTTCCCCTAAGACACTAGTCATATCTTTGCCTAGCTCCATCACTCTAGCTGTATTTGGCATTTCTTCCTGTCCATCTGGAATACCACCGCCAAAATAGATATACCCTTTTCCATTGTCATCTACTAATACAGCTGGGTCAAACAGCCACGTTACTTTTTCCACGCCAGGAGTTTCTCTAGTAAGCAATGGCTTTCCAATAGGATCAATCCACGGTCCAGTTGGACTATCGCTCGTTAACACACCAATATTACTGGCATTATTAGCAAAATAAATAAAAAACTTATCTTTTCCATCAATCACTTTATGCACCGCAGCAGGTGCCCAAGATTGTGTTGCCCATTTCGCAGCACCAGCTGGACCAGCCACATCAACAACGCCATGGTCTGTCCAGTTAACTAGATCATCCGACGAAATGACCGAGAGTTTATTAATATTTGCATAAGTATTATCCTTGACACTACCACTCTCATCGTACTCAAATACATCATTCGTCATATAAAGATAGACCCTGTCTTTATATACTAAAGCATAAGGATCAGCTCCAAATTTGTGAGAAACTAACGGATTTCCCTTTAATACAGCTTTACCTACCGGCTCAGCGGGTGGTGCATATGAAAACTTGGATACTGCTCCACTTACATCAATTTGTTCCTTCTGTTGTGCTGAATCTATGATTTCCAAAGAATCTACCTTTACTTCATCATCTATCATTTCAACTAGCTCCTTTTTAAGTCTAAATGTAATCTTTACAAGCTCCTTACTCAAATCAACATTTTCAAATAATTGCGTTGTATCACTCACAGTATTTATTTGTAATGCAATACCACCTTCAACACCTTCATATGATGTTTCTACTTCTGCCGTATTTTGTTCGTTAGCAACAATACGATCAATCTCAAGCCAGTCTGGAAAATGTATGGTCGCACGAAGTTGCTGGAACATCTGCCCATCAGGCAAATCATCTAACAGTAAGCTTAGGTCATAGCTATTGCCCTTATCTTTGCTAAGTTTTACATGACTTTCTTTCAAATAAGCGGTCAGAACAGTCTTTGTTATCACCTCTGAATTCTTATCAAATAGTCGATTAAATCCAATAAATAGGATTGCAATAAAAATGAATAAGATAGCTGATGATATATACATTATTTTAGAATTAACACTCATTAATAGCCCCCTTTTAACCATGATCACCAATTTATCTATTAAATCGTAACGCTTCAATATCACTGCTTCAACCTGTCAAACTGAGGGTGAATGACCCCTCAAGTTATAGGTTTAACTACTCCCTCAAATTGCCCACAAAAAAAGTGACTCATTCGAGTCACTCTAGCAGCATATCATTATTCATTTGAATACAAATGATAACCTTCAATCCGTTAAGTTCGCTTCGCTCTAATCTAAGCCCACTGCCATCACCATACGTTAATACGAGACGTCGATGAATGTTTATTATACCTGTTATTTCATTTTCTTCTGAGTTATGCTGGAGTCGATTCTGCAACATGAAAAGTTGTTCATCAGATAGATGATCACCATTATCTTCTACAATAATATGAATAGTATCCTGATGTTTTTCAAATGTAATGCAAAGCAATCCTTGCTCACTCTTCTTCTCAAGGCTATGCTCATACGCATTCTCTATAATTGGTTGTACGATAAGTCTTGGTATTCTAATAGCTTTCATTTGATCTGGCAATTCATCAAATCGTACACGTATTCTTCTTGAAAAACGAAGTTCTTGAATATCGGTATACATACGGGAATGTTTTATTTCTTCCTCGAGTAAAACGAGATCCTCTCCATTACGTGTAATAAAGCGAAAATATTCCCCCAGCATAATTGTAAATTGTTCAATCCGCTCGACATCTCCGACCTTTGCTAAGGAATTCAAAATAAAGAAGCTATTATACAAAAAGTGTGGATTAATCTGAGATTGCAACTGCTTTAGTTCAGATTTCTGCATCATCATTTTTTGCTTATAATCTTGATCAATTAGACTTGTTAATTTCTTAAGCATTTGATTGAAGCGAGTATACAAAAAGCCAAATTCATCTTTTTTGTCATGAACGATTGGATGATCTAGCTCTCCTGCCTCCATCCGCCTAAAGCTTTGCACAAGCAGTAATAACGGCTTATGAATAAAGAGATACGTCGAATATGAAAAGACAACAATCGCTATAAAGGAAGCAACAGCAAATAACCACGCCCATTTATAGAAAAAGCTTAACGGTCTTTTCACCGTCTTCTCGGGCAAATAAGTAACAAGTGTAAGCATTAGATTATTGGAATAAGCCTTATCCATATGATACTGCTCTCCAGAAACCTCTAGCGTTGACATACTGCTTTTTCCGCTTTTCTCCTCATGCAAATAACTATTTACAACATCTGATGCTTCATCACTACTCATCAATGTAAATTCTGACGGCTCTGAAATAAGAAATGAGCCGCTATCTGGATAGACACTTAGCTGCTGTAATGACTGCTTCAGTTTTGCGCCATCTAATTCGATCTGAACTACATAGTTTGGTAGTTCTCCTTTACCGCCTCCATACTTTACAGCGATAAGATGGAGAGCCTCACCTGAATAATATAGTCGATTGCGATTCGTAGAAACATTAGCGGTTAATTGTGTATAGGCCTGCTCATCAAGATCGACAACAGAATTTGTTGCAGAAACTGTTTTGGAAATGCTATAAATATGCACATTAATATCTTTAATATACGCACTGCTGTTTTTAAATGATGTAAGTCGGTGTAAGACATAGTTTAAACTTTGTCTTCTTTCCACACTATTCATCAAACCCCAAGTCACAGCAAGCTTACTCAATTCGCTATCTTCTACAAGATCGAATTGCTGTAGCTCCATCCACTCAATTTCACGATCTAGATCTTCTAAATAGTAGTTTAATTGTGTTCCGGTCGCTCTTGAAATATCATCGCTAGCATTATTATAGCTCCAGTTGTACAAGTAAAATCCGAGCATAATAATTGGTATAAAAACAAGCAGGTACGTAAACACCGAACGAAAAAAAATAGTTTTACGTAATGATGTTACAGGAAAATTGAACAAGGCAATACCTCCGAGCCTGCATAAATGTTTTTATGATCATTTATTTAGTTTATACCACTCATTGACTTCCTTTGTTATTTTCGCTCCACCAAGCTCATGCCATGTATCAACAAATTGATCAAATTCGTCAATTGAATTACCAAGAATGATATTGATATATGCCTCATGTTGAAGATCATGTAGCAACGATTTCCTCTCGATCATTGTTTCTGTAGGAGCACCTGTAAATGCTTCATATAAAAGCTGATTATTTTGTTCGTATTGATCAAGTATAGAAAAGGCCCCATCTGTTCCATAAGTCTTCTCCCAGCCCCAACCATGCTCTTTATCTTCTCCTCCGGATTGATATTTCTTAATTAGCTTTTGGATCGATTGAGCCTCCGCATTGAGCTCCGTCCAATTTCCTGTTCGTCGCGCTGCTTCTAGCTGTTGGTAGGCTTCAAAATTCTTTTTCGCTGGATATGGTGTTACCGGGGATAGCTTCCATACTGGATGTGGAGAACTATAGAATGTTTCGAATTCACCAGTTCCTCCCCAATTTTTTTCGAGATGCAAATTAATTAATTTAATAATAGCTTCTGGTTGCGCGAACTCCTTTCGTACAACAAAATATTGCCAAGTGTTTAATTTCAAAGGTACTTTAGGTAGCTCGTCTGATAAAGCAACAATCGGATATGCTTTCCAGTCTGCATTGGCATTAAGCTTTTGGCTTTCCTGTACTAAGAATGATCCCCATTGCTCACCGTACACCATCCCTATATTTCCACTCGCAATTTGTTGCTTGACTTTCTCACCATTTTTAAATGAAAACTCCGAATCGAGTTGACCATTTTTATACATTTGCTGTAATGTTTCTAGTGCAGTTTTCACCTCTGGCTGGATTCCGCCAAATACAAGATTACCTTCTTCATCAGCTATCCAAATCTCAGGATATGCTTCATAGCCTGCCATAAAGCCTTTAATGCCCATAATAGGATCCCACAGATAATTTGTAATTGCTAAACCTAATGTATCGTTTAGACCATTTTGATCTGGGTCCATTAATGTAAACGCTCTTGAAATTTCCAATACATCATCAATCGTCTGTGGCGGCTGTAGATTAAGCTGCTCCATCCAATCGGTACGCAGCCATATATACATGGCTCCTTCAATGGAAGAGGTGGTTTCTGGTATTGCCATTAATTTCCCGTCAATTGTTGCCGTATCAAATGGCGCATGGCCTTCTTGCTCCAATATTTCCTTCGTTAACGGCGTCGCATAATCCTTGTAAGCATCCGTCAGCTCTTGAATTAAGCCCGCATTACTCAATATTCTGAGTTGCTCAGCACTAACCCTAGTAATATCTGGCAATTGACCCGATGAAACGGAGAAGCTCTGCTTTTGACTATATAGATCGCCTTGCGCGGTCCAATCATAATGAATCGAAATGCCTAATATTTGCTCATACATCCGGCTCCATCTATTATTCTCTAATGTTTCATCCGGCAATATATTAATTAAATCTTCCAAATCATTACTTGTTTCACGAACAAACGAAACCTCAATGGGCGGGTCATATTGACTAAGTCCAATTTCTTTATAGTCATTACTATACTCGCTATGCTCAATGGGATTATCGATATTATCGGTCGTATTATTCTCTTTCTCACAGGCCATTAATATCACAATAAATAATAGAGTTAATATAATAAACTTGGCCCATTTAAACATAGCACTCTGCACCCCCATTCCGATAGATATCATTTCATTAGCTAACCAGAATATCGTTCCACAATGATTGAATCTCGGTACTCCTGTGGGGTCATCCCTGTAGCTCTCTTAAAAAATCGTGTAAATGAATGTGCTGCTTCATACCCAACCAATAAGGCAACATCACGAACTTTTAAATCTCCATTACATAATAACTCCTTGGCTTTTTTAATTCGGCATTCATCAATATATTCCGATAAATTAACCCCATGTTCCTGCTTAAAGAAACGCGATAAATAGGATGGATTGAAATAATGAACTTCTGCTAAACGAACAAGCGATAAATCTTCACTTAAATGATCTTTTACAAATTTACGAATTTTCCCAATGATTAAAGATGCTCTGTTTTGCTCATTCATAAATTTTTGTTTAAACATATGTTCAGCCAATAATTGCAAATATTGAAATCCTTCTGTCATGGATATATGTTTATCTAAAAGCATTAATTTACTGTACTCACCGATATGATGATGCAAACCAAACCGATTGATATATGATAGCAATACTAACGCTAGTGAATAATAGGATTCAACGGAGCGATGAACCGATTCACTCATATTCAAAGTATATTGAACAACTTCATCAAAACATTTAAAAAACTCCTCAGACCTCCCGGCATCTAGATGTGCGCTCAAAACCTCCATTTTGGGCCCAAGCCGAAAACCTTCATTCGAATTTGAAGTAATGGTCTGCTCAACTCGATCAGTTTGAATCAATGAGACTCCATCGCCAATCTTCATCCTCTGTAGTTGTCTAAGGCGTTCATACTGATTAGTTATTTCATTCCATGTACAGGATCTTCCACTAATTGTGAATGATATTGTGATGCCTTGTGTTTCCAAGCATGCTCGCTGAATTAATTCTAAAGTACCTTCCATATATTTTATTAAGTGATTAGTAAACTTTTCATCTTTAAGCTGTGATGGTTGAAGAAACCACAATAAATCGCCATATTTGTCAACTAGTGCAACACTGTTAATTTGCTCTGTCATAAAGGAATTCCAAATAACTCTCGTTAATGAAAACAACTCACTTTTTTCTATATATGCTGCTTCAAAAGAATATGACAAATGACCAAGTGCTAAAACAACAGGAACTTTGGGATCTAAAGCAATATTTAATCTTTCAAACTCTTGTATTACTGAACCTTGATGCTTATAGATTGTTTGACTATCCTGTAGAAAATGTCTGAAATATTCGCTCTGAGCCATAAATTCTAGCGTATCCATCTGTTCTTGTGATTGTTCCAACAAATTATTCATTTGATTCTCATTATTAATCTCATATATAACTTCCTGCACGGTTTGAGTGACTTTTGTGTAGCCTTCTGTTTTTAATAAATATCTAACGTTCAACTTTTGAATCGCTTGATACGCATATTCGAACTCGCTATATCCTGTCAAAAAAATAATTCTACATCTTGGCCAATATATTCGGATTTCTTCCATCAACTCTAAACCGCTCATCCCGGGCATGCGAATATCAGTAAGCACGATATCTATTCTGGTTCGTGACAACCAATTTAATGCTTCTTTTGCTGAGAAAGCTTTACATATATCTAATTCACCTGGCATAAATTGATTAAACACTTCGTACAAGGCCTCTGTAATAATTTCTTCATCATCGACAATCAGTAGTCTGTACATCCAGGATCTTCTCCTTTTGCTTAATGAGCACCCAACTGTTAAGCCAATGGCTACTTTTAAAAATATACTACATAGGGCTGATTTCTACTATTCAGATCAAAATTAAATTCATTTGATAATAGCATCTGATCATACCTTATAGAATTTGCGCTATTTATAATAAAAATAGTAAGCGCTTACAATAAAAAAAGAAGTTATTATCTGTTTGAATCAAATATTAACTTAACTATAGTATGTTAATTATCCGAATAACTGTCATACAAAACAATGTGCATTTTTTGATTTCGTTATCAAATTTTTACTTTTTATTCTATGTGACCCGGAATCGTTGCATTTTTTCTGTTAATCTTATAGAACCGCCCATTAGGTGCTTAGAAAGGACGATCAGTTTCTCTCCAATAGCTACTTGATTTGTACAAGTGAAGATACTTGCTGATCGCCGCTGTCCCAGCAGTTTTGTCGTTTACAATAGAAAACTCCATTAGAATAAAACTTACATATATAGGGAAGTCAGCAATATACCCAGACTCTCTTGATAGATTTGTTCAAGCTGCGTTAAGGGAAGTGGATTAGTGCCTCTCCCAACTTCAATTGTAAATCCTGGTCTTCTCCAATCCTGAATGAACCAATCCTTGAAGCCAGCTGAGCTGTCTGCATATTCAATGGGCTGATAACCACTCACTCTCGCAAACTCATTGACAATTACTTCAGATTCAGGTGGCTCCAACCCTTCAAATCCCCAAAAAATGACTCTTCCCTGTGTGTGAAAAGCTAATACGCGGTTGAAATTACTATTCCTCGTCAGATTGGCTATGGCTTGCGATTCTGGCTCGGTAAGCGGTCCTGTTCCCGCATAATCACGAGGGGCTGGCGTTCGCGGACCTCTTGCCGCTTCACGTTCCCATAATGCTGGATACTGGTTGTTTAAATCCACACCCCGAATGTTCGCCTTCCAGCCACTGAAGTCACTGCTCCCATCATTTATAGCTAATACTTCGTTGCGATATGGCTCCTCGCTCGGCGGTCCATTCACCACTAAATTGACACCATCAGGATTAACCATCGGAACAAGTGATAACGTGGTCGTCCTATATAGAGGATTCATCACAAGTCCACGTATGCTGCCATTGTTCGTCAATGCTAATAAGTATTCATTGAGAAACCGGATGAGCACTGGTGTTGTGATCCATTCATTCCCATGAAAGGAGGCATTGACGTGAACCTGTTTAGGACCGTTACCTATTCGAATTTCAGGAATTTCCTTTCCCATAACGGAGGTACCTATGGATCTTCGACGGATGAACGGATAAATCTCCTCAAGGAGGGTGAGGTCCTCTAACATGTCCCCATAATCATAAGGTCTTACCGTGTTAACCACTACATCAGTCACACGCCTTGGAATTCGAATAATCTGACCAACACGAAGTGAATTGACTAGAATCGATGGATTAAGTAATAGCAACATATCCTGCGGCACAACGTATCTCGATGAGATACGCCAAATGGTATCCCCTGAAACGATCTGGTATCCTATTGTCACATAACCCGGTATTTCTACCGTTTGACCTAACATTAGTCCTTGAGGAATGATGTTGGGATTTGAATCAAGCAGAAGCTGTAGCGGAACCTGAAACAACTGACTGTATACCCACAACGAATCCCCTTGGCGCACCGTTACTTGCATTTTGTTATATCCTCCTTAAAATTATGAAACACAAAAAACACCTCATATCCTAGGCCTTTGCCCCTAGTGTTAGTGTATGTGGAGGATACGTGAAGTGGCCCAAATCATGTGAGTTTTTCATGTTATATGCTAAAGAGTACAGGTAACATACAATAGATCTGAGTAATATAGAGTAATAATGACATCGAGGTGATTTGCTTATGTCAAGGACAACAAAACTTCGCAAGCGAGCTACTCAACTGAAAAGTCGCCCTGTCTGCATTACACTGCATGATGGACGTTCATATGTGGGTTGGATAACTGGACTTGAGAAGCAAGCTTTGATTCTTTCTGGACAACGTAATCATAGAAAACCGAATAGAAACTCACACTCTCGTTCACAAAAGGCAACCATATCTGGATTGATGCCGTTATTTGGTTCACTTCTTGGTAATGGTGGAGCTGCGGGCGGAGCGGTTGCAGGAGGATTAGGCTTTATAGGAATGATGCAGAAATCCTGGCCACTGATGAAGATGGGCTATAGTATGATTAAATCGATCATGCCATTTCTAGGTAGTCTGAAAGGTTTAATGGCATAACCAATAAAAGACACCCCTCAAGGTGTCTCTTTGTTTTAATATATAGTTATTTATATTCACTTTCATAATCACTTATGAACTTGTAGGCATCTATTTCCGATAGAGGCTTACTATAATAATATCCTTGCACTTCCTTACACTTTTGTTGCTTTAGGAATTCAACATGCTCCTCGGTCTCCACACCCTCTGCAATAACCGCTATATCCATATTGTGCGCCATATCTATGATTGTTTTAATAATCGCTTGGTTTCTTGGATTCAAATGACGAACAAATGACTGGTCTATTTTTAGACGATCGATCGGGAATTGACTTAAATAACTTAATGAACTATACCCTATACCAAAATCATCAATGCTGATTTTTACTCCCAAACTTTTAATACGATTTAAAATCCGAATGGTCTGCTTAGCATCGTGAGCAATACTTTCCGTAATCTCAAGCTCTAGAAATTCTGATAGTAAATCTGTCTCCTCAAGAATTCTCTTAATTACTTCATGTAAATCATTCTGTATAAATTGACGCAACGAAATATTGACTGCAATAGACATCTGATTATATCCTGCTTCATGCCATTCCTTTAATTGTCGACATGCCGTTCGCATTACCCATTCCCCAATCGGAATGATCAATCCTGTCTCCTCTGCTATCGGGATAAATTCCATAGGCGGGACAAGACCCAGCTCTGGATGATTCCAACGAATTAACGCCTCCATACCTACAATCTTGCTTGAAACCATATCAACCTTCGGCTGGTAATATAGAACAAATTGATTTTGATCAAGAGCCCTACGTAGATCACCTTCAATCTTTAACTTTTTTGCAATGGCTTGGTGCAATTCATTCGTGAAAAATTGGTAATTATTTTTACTTCTTTCTTTCGCTAGATACATAGCCCCATCGGCATTTTTAAGCAAAACTTCAATATTGTCTCCATCGTCGGGAAATATGCTGATACCAATGCTAGGTGTTATATAAATTTCCATATGCTCTAGGGTAAAGACCTCTGACATCCTATCAATGATCTTTTGAGCTACGCCCTCAATTTCTTTGCGGGTAATATTGGGAAGAAATAATGTAAACTCATCCCCTCCTTGACGAGAGAGGCAATCGCTACTACGCAGGCATTCAGCTAAACGGACCGCAACTGCTTTTAGCAAATTATCCCCCGTAGAATGTCCCAATGTATCATTAATCGTTTTAAATCGGTCTAGATCAATAAAAATGACTCCGACTTTCTCATTCTTTTCTTTCGCAAGAGCCAAAGCTTTGATTAATTGATTATTAAATAGCGTTCGGTTGGGCAATTGCGTCAGTGCATCATAATGAGCCATATAGTATATGGTCTCTTCCGCCTTTTTTCTTTCGGTAATATCAATCATAGAGCCCACAACTTCAACTATTTTTTCATTTTGCTGAATAGGAGACAATGTAATATAAAAATACTTATCTAAATACTCTATTTCGAAATTTACGATCACCCCGGTTAATGCATGATGCAGATTACTCTCCATTAGTTTCGCTACTTCATCGTTGAAGATTTCATGTGACGTTTTATTCAAAACCTTTTCCATTGTCAATCCTAGCTCTTCAGCAAGCTTGCCTTCACATAGTGTATATGTGATTCTATTGTTGTCATCAACCACAACTTTAAATATACAGTTTCTTAAGTTTTTAACCGTCCTCATAAAATCATTCTGCAGCGCTTCTGCTAGAGCAGTCTCCGCCCTAATTCGATCAGTAATATCCGTACGAATGGAAACATACTGATACGGTACACCTTCATCATCGAGATACGGTACAATCGTTGTATTCATCCAGTATATATTGCCATCTTTGGCGCGGTTCTTCACTTCACCTTTCCACACTTCCCCATGTTTGATCGTGTCCCACATCACTTTGAAGAATGACTTAGGATGATAACCGGAGTTAATAACCCTGTGAGTCTTGCCAACTAGCTCCTCTCTATCATATTTTGAAATTTCGCAAAATTTATCGTTAACGTAAGAAATGACACCTTTCCCGTCAGTAATTGCTACAATTGAAGATTCATCAAGCGCATTTTTAATATCCTGTAAATCCCTTATTGTCTTTGTGAGCGATTCATCCATTGCCTTGCTTCTCGTAACTTCCGTCCCAATCGCCATATATTCAAAGATGACACCTTGTTCATTCTTATAGGGGATAATATGCATATCCACCCAATAGTCCGTGCCATCCTTCGACTGACACTTGATCTCCCCTTGCCACACTTGTCCTCGACGTACCCTCTCCCAAAATTGATCATAATAAGAGTTAGAGTAAAATACCGAGCTAATTGTATTATATGGTCGCCCGATGATTTCATTTTTTTCGTAATTGGATATCTCTAGATATTTATCATTTACATATGTAATAATGCCTTTTTTATCTAAAATTAATATAATAGATGACTTATCAAAGTCTGATATTATTGATGTCACATCTCTCATGTCAGTTAACGCACTCCTAGTAATATCAATTTATAAAGTTATTGTACTCCCCATTGCTAATTGTTTCTAGTTCGTTATCGAATAAATTTGATAATATGGTCATTAAATGTGATATTTATCATAGCATGGACGTGATAATTACTGTAGCTAGAACTTATGAAAAAGAAAAAATCCACAACCTCTTACGTAAAAAAAGCCAACCTTTTTAAGTGTTGGCTGAAATGCTATCCGGAATTATGCTGATACCCATGCTAGGTCTTATATAAATTTCCATATGCTCTAGGGTAAAAAGCTCTGACATCCTATCAATCATTTTCTGGGCAACTTTCTCAATTTCTTAGCAGGTGATATTAGGAAGGAATAATGCAGGCTCAGACATCATCTCTACAATTACAGCTAGCGTTATATGGTGACAGAGTTACGGTATCTGCCTCGATGCTTGTTGAATATAATACTTACTGTAACCATTCTGCAAGTAAGCAGTAAAGGAGAGATTTCCGATGGCTGAAGAACACAATGTAAATCCGAATGAGATTAGCAAAGATAACCCCGCTTCAGTTAATGAGTTATTAACAATAGTAGAAAAAGCTATCATTGATACTATAAAGTCAGTGGAACAGATGACGAGTGATATTACTGCACAGCAGCTAAAGGAAACCGAAATAGAAATACAGAAAAAAATAGATGAATGTGGAATTAGTATTAGTGAATACGGAGCCGATCCAACTGGATCGCTTGATAGCCATGGAGCACTCCTATCTGCACTAACAGCATCTGATGAAATACGTATTCCTAAAGGCGTATATTTAATTGGACAAAATATAACCATTCCAGTGAATAAAGAGCTAGTATTTAGTCGTAATGCAAGATTAAAACCTGCTAATGGAGTATCGATTACCATTAATGGGACATGGAGTGCAAGTAATGATGATTGGATATTCGATATGTCCCTTGGTGGTATAATTGGCGGCGATTTCAGAGTAGATGAAATCCATCCTGAATGGACGGGCGCAAAGGCTGATGGAAGTGATGATGCCAAAGCATTTAATGATGCCATGACTCTTTGTGCTAAAAAGAGAATATTAAAGTTGGGTGCCAAAACATACAAAGTAAGATCAACCATAGAGAATAATTCCAGAGGAATCATAGGTGTCCAGGCTTACATCGATAGTGGAAACAGTGGAACTTTGATTTCATTCGACCCAATTGATACAGAGACTGACTTACTCCCGTGTATCAGAGTATCAGCCGCTGGAGTAAGTGCCGTATTTGAAAAATTTAAGGTAATGGGAAAGACATCTTATAACTCGCGATACTTGTCTCGATGGATAGATAAAACAAAGTTCGAAGCAGGGACTTATGATATGTTTGCTACAGGTACAGTTGCTATAGAAGTAGCCGACGGAGCAAAACCTACATTTCGCGATGTAGCAACGAGTAATATAAAAGTCGGATTACTTATGAATAGTTTAAAAGGTCATATCACTTCCTACGACTCAAGTTGGAGTGGACTAATTGGGGTTTATTGTCGTAAAAATAGTGAAGATTATTATTTTCAAGGTGGTAGTATAACAGGTTCCTTTTGTGGGGTAATGCTGGGCATCATTTTGACTTCTAACCATCGCGGTGGGATGTCAGTAAAAATGAATAGAGTTCATATGGGATTCTGTCCTTATTCTTTTTATCAAGTAAAGGATGCGAATGATTACGATTCTCTTGTGAATTGTATTGGTTTAAATGGGGTACTTGAATCCGTACGGTTCGAGCAAACTGGAGAAGCATGTATTAAATTGCTACCTAAAGCTGAAACATCTGGTTATATCTCAGGGCTAGGTCTATCTTGGTCTGTTTCTGATTATACAGATGAAGTAGCAAGGTGGCAGTATAGTCTTCCTGATGATTTGATGCTTCCCGAAGATAAGCAAAAATATGCTTTTTATTTCGGAAGAATAAGTAGACCATTCATTATTGAGAATTGGGATGGTGGTGAGGCTTATAAATCTCCTAGATCTGTAGGAGCAATAGGTACAGCCTACATTGACCATATAGCAACTAGTGATATAAATCTAACCGGACTTGGTGATCCAAGTCTGATCACTATTCGCAGAAAGCAAGAGTC
Coding sequences within:
- a CDS encoding EAL and GGDEF domain-containing protein, with translation MRDVTSIISDFDKSSIILILDKKGIITYVNDKYLEISNYEKNEIIGRPYNTISSVFYSNSYYDQFWERVRRGQVWQGEIKCQSKDGTDYWVDMHIIPYKNEQGVIFEYMAIGTEVTRSKAMDESLTKTIRDLQDIKNALDESSIVAITDGKGVISYVNDKFCEISKYDREELVGKTHRVINSGYHPKSFFKVMWDTIKHGEVWKGEVKNRAKDGNIYWMNTTIVPYLDDEGVPYQYVSIRTDITDRIRAETALAEALQNDFMRTVKNLRNCIFKVVVDDNNRITYTLCEGKLAEELGLTMEKVLNKTSHEIFNDEVAKLMESNLHHALTGVIVNFEIEYLDKYFYITLSPIQQNEKIVEVVGSMIDITERKKAEETIYYMAHYDALTQLPNRTLFNNQLIKALALAKEKNEKVGVIFIDLDRFKTINDTLGHSTGDNLLKAVAVRLAECLRSSDCLSRQGGDEFTLFLPNITRKEIEGVAQKIIDRMSEVFTLEHMEIYITPSIGISIFPDDGDNIEVLLKNADGAMYLAKERSKNNYQFFTNELHQAIAKKLKIEGDLRRALDQNQFVLYYQPKVDMVSSKIVGMEALIRWNHPELGLVPPMEFIPIAEETGLIIPIGEWVMRTACRQLKEWHEAGYNQMSIAVNISLRQFIQNDLHEVIKRILEETDLLSEFLELEITESIAHDAKQTIRILNRIKSLGVKISIDDFGIGYSSLSYLSQFPIDRLKIDQSFVRHLNPRNQAIIKTIIDMAHNMDIAVIAEGVETEEHVEFLKQQKCKEVQGYYYSKPLSEIDAYKFISDYESEYK
- a CDS encoding response regulator transcription factor, coding for MYRLLIVDDEEIITEALYEVFNQFMPGELDICKAFSAKEALNWLSRTRIDIVLTDIRMPGMSGLELMEEIRIYWPRCRIIFLTGYSEFEYAYQAIQKLNVRYLLKTEGYTKVTQTVQEVIYEINNENQMNNLLEQSQEQMDTLEFMAQSEYFRHFLQDSQTIYKHQGSVIQEFERLNIALDPKVPVVLALGHLSYSFEAAYIEKSELFSLTRVIWNSFMTEQINSVALVDKYGDLLWFLQPSQLKDEKFTNHLIKYMEGTLELIQRACLETQGITISFTISGRSCTWNEITNQYERLRQLQRMKIGDGVSLIQTDRVEQTITSNSNEGFRLGPKMEVLSAHLDAGRSEEFFKCFDEVVQYTLNMSESVHRSVESYYSLALVLLSYINRFGLHHHIGEYSKLMLLDKHISMTEGFQYLQLLAEHMFKQKFMNEQNRASLIIGKIRKFVKDHLSEDLSLVRLAEVHYFNPSYLSRFFKQEHGVNLSEYIDECRIKKAKELLCNGDLKVRDVALLVGYEAAHSFTRFFKRATGMTPQEYRDSIIVERYSG
- a CDS encoding M14 family metallopeptidase, whose protein sequence is MQVTVRQGDSLWVYSQLFQVPLQLLLDSNPNIIPQGLMLGQTVEIPGYVTIGYQIVSGDTIWRISSRYVVPQDMLLLLNPSILVNSLRVGQIIRIPRRVTDVVVNTVRPYDYGDMLEDLTLLEEIYPFIRRRSIGTSVMGKEIPEIRIGNGPKQVHVNASFHGNEWITTPVLIRFLNEYLLALTNNGSIRGLVMNPLYRTTTLSLVPMVNPDGVNLVVNGPPSEEPYRNEVLAINDGSSDFSGWKANIRGVDLNNQYPALWEREAARGPRTPAPRDYAGTGPLTEPESQAIANLTRNSNFNRVLAFHTQGRVIFWGFEGLEPPESEVIVNEFARVSGYQPIEYADSSAGFKDWFIQDWRRPGFTIEVGRGTNPLPLTQLEQIYQESLGILLTSLYM